Part of the Ictalurus punctatus breed USDA103 chromosome 9, Coco_2.0, whole genome shotgun sequence genome is shown below.
aataataataataataataataataataataattcctgtATGAAGATGTTAGAAAGGAATCCATCAGCTTGAAAACAGTGCATGGAAGAGACTCAGGCTGGATTAGGTATAGTACACCAGCAAAAACATGACTGACGGCACAAAGCTGTCTTTAATGGCTCAGACTGAATCAGACTAGTGCAAAATGCTGTCCACAAACAGAGCGTTGCAACTGACTGAGTGCATTCACACAGTaattcacaaataaaattgTGAAAGTTGTAAATGTCAGGGACCTTAAAAAAGACACAACAAgcctcagaggaagcatgtgcaGCCTTGGCTCTCAGACTCGTAATGGTAATTCAATCAGGAAATTAGATGAACGAAAAAGCCAAAACCGATAAAAATGGTTCAAAACATAATGCAGGTGGAATGCGTTTGTCCTTCATCATGTTGATATAAAACCACCAATATGGTGAATAAAAGTGAGAACCACCATCAATTCTTAAAAGGAATCACCTTACTGTTCATGTCCTGTGAACCAGTTTGCAACTGATTCTGTTCTTCATTACAGTTAATCTCACCCCCCCCCACGccataatttaataaattataacTCTCTATTATGCAAAAACTAGAAATAAAACCACAGAATAAGTGAAGAACTAATCAAGCAGTCTTAATTTCAACCTTTCGAAAATCTGTCCATAGAGTTATAGTTTAGACTGGATGACATTTTGGTCATCCCCCAATAATTGGGCTGTTGTGGAGTAAGACAACTGCTTGTTCTTTTGCAAGACCAACAATGTCTGCTCAGGGTAATACTGACGGAGATGCATTTTACAGACGCCATCAACAACAGTTTTGCAGCACAAATATTGTGAAATGGATTACGACATGTTTCTCTGATCAAGTCGGATACAAAAATAAAAGGGTTCAAGTTTGCACAAAATgtccataatttaaaaaagaaaaaaaaaaaaaaaaaaaaaaaaagcactgatagGTTAATGCTTCAGGCATCAGTGTTGTTTTCCTTGGAATACTCCTCTACAAGCTGCTCGTAGGAATGAGTGTGATCGGATCTGTCTGTGAACACGGATCCTTCCGATTCTGAGCACCGCTCCTCCTTGGAATCAGTATCAGACTCACCATTTTCATCCGAGGTCGAGAGCTTGACCTTGATGTCTTCATCTTCGTCCTCATCCACCAGGCTGCTGTTCAGCAGGTTCTCTTCATCAATAAAGGTGATGTTGGCATTTTGAAAAATAACAGGCTGATACTCACACGAGTCCCACATGTGATGGCCAGGACCGCAGCCCCCATGCCTGAGGTTCCTGTGTTCCTCTCCTGCCTCTTTATCCAACTGATTCTCGTACATTCTCTCCACATCTGTGTCTAGCTCACCCTCAACCTGCATCTCATTCAGGAGTGGACCCTCTTCAGTGCCAAGCAGGTAGTTTTTGGACTTGGAGAAGACCACTGTGACACGGTCACTGAAGCTGTAGCGCCGTTTCTGGCGGGGTGATTGCTCTAGGTTGACGATTGCATTTCCGTTAATGGAGACTGCATCGTTGCAGCTCTTGGAGCGGATAAATTCATTCTGCCTTTTAGTACTGATGGTACTGGCACACTGATCTCCTTTATTGGTACCGATCTGTTTGATCAGATCGTTGTAGCCCTCCTTTTTCTTGGACAGGAAGCTGAAGATGTTGACATCGTTGCCTGCAGGTGGTAATTGCAAGGCCTTTTGGTTATCTTTGTAGTGCTGGAACTCATCCAGTGAGAGCTTGCGCCGTTTTCGACGTTTCTTCAGAGCTTTGTGAGCCTCGATGACCATCCGTACCTTCCAGTTAAAGAAGAGGGAGAGCCAGGCCAAACCCAGGTATATCCACACCTCAACAAAGTAGCGATACAGAGTGGGGTAGTCTGCATTGGGGTCAACACCTAGAAACACAGAAGTGGAGCATGTAAACTACACCAGAATTTTAACAGCTACAAAGCAGCAGTAGTAGAAACTACAGATAAGCCCAAGGTTTTGGGGCATGAGCACATACTTGTTTGAGAAGCTTGGCTTGGGAAAGGTGATACACACTAAAATGGCACCTTTGTaatcacacactgattactgCAAAGCCAGTTATCATATGTATACAGCAATAACAAGAAGTACACCTTCATTCCCAGCCTAGGCTGATATCTTTGCAAACAGTTGTTCTgtagaatacatttttttccacTCAACAGTTTCAAGAGTGTTAGTCATCTGTTAATCTACAaatcaaacacatacacacatgcaacaTTCACCTGCTACAAGATCACCAAATCCAATAGTTGTCAAAGTGACGAAGGAAAAGTATAAGCCCTCTACGTAGGTCCAACCCTCCTGAGACATGAAAACGAATGGGGGAATAACCAAATGAATCAGTACACCCCATAACAGGAAGATGGCTGTGCAGGTGAACTGTGCCTTCCTCTGGTAGGATAAAGAGAGACATCGGAGTAGAATATTAAAGTATgcatctattttttatatatatatatatatatatatatatatatatatatatatatatatatatatatatatatatatatatatatatatatatatatatatatataaaaaataaaaaaaaaggagttaaAGGCTTTGCACCAATGTTCAAAactctattaaaaaaaagaaaagaaaaaaaaaaatacacgaaGCAAGTGGTGCTTACCGATGAAATGCCTCGCTTGGTAAGATACTGCCCAAGGTGTTTTGCTCTTCCACCAAAAAACTTGCCAAGTTCACTGATCCAGGTCAGACAAAGTGGAACACCAAATAGTCcatagaaaatgcaaaaaactcTTCCTGTTGAGGTTTTGGGGGCAATATTGCCATATCCTGatggaataaaaaaacagacagtTAAGTGAATTTACTCTTATTTCAATAACTTATAATTCCAATGGCCCTATCTGACACAAGTGAGCTCATGTTATTTACCGGTCACTGAAAATATCCAAGTTTTATACCAACCAGGGTTGAACAAGCAATAAATTTAATAGCTAGTCATGTAAAAGCTTCAGTGTGCTTCCCAGCCCCATGTTTTGGTTGTGTGGAAAGGGACTATGCTCTAAAGTGGAAGATAATATGATAAAGTATGTTCGGCTGTATGATCATCTGTCATACAATCATCTGTCatacaaaagtaaaacaatGTACCTAGTAAAAAGCATATACAGTTTAATGTGAAGCGCATTAAGTTTAAACctatactgtatttttatatatatatatatatatatatatatatatatatatataatttttttttaatgaaaactatTGCTTTGCAGAAGGTCACTAAGGAGTaggggtttttgttttgcttgtcCAGCAACTACATATAAGTGGCCTGAATATAAAATCTACTTGTACAGGGCTACTGGTTATTCCATCCCTGCCAAGATATGGCTTAAAAGTATAAATGCATACATTATAAAGCTGAAATATTGTATTTGACCTTATTAAGAATCAAAATATTATGGCTCAATATCTGCAACTCATAGAATTGCCAGATAGAATTAATTCCAAGGTCGCTATTTAGCAAAAAGACACCGTTAACAGCCTGACACGAGTTTTGTTCTTGAAGGAAATGGCCTCTAATGTCTCTGTTGACACCACTGGCTTATCAAACTCTCTATGCTAATCTTCTCAAGTAACTTCATCTTATCAGAGAACAGTACTGAACGTTTAGATCCTGGTCATTTTGACAAAACTGCAAGAAATTCACTCGAGTGTGCCATCAGCCCACAAGACCTAACAGAACTTTTAAATCCCCCCCCACCAAATAATTACTAAACATAATCTGTTGACCCATAGTGAAAATAAAGTCAACTACTTCCTGCCCTTTGTGATTAGTTAAGATAAACAAGTCTTCCTCTGTTTATCCTCAAACAGTAAACAGTGAGTGATTCTCAGTGAAATTGAttctcaataaaataaataaaagaataggaTTTGACTCTTACCAATGGTTGTAATGACTGTAGCAGCAAATATGACAGCATTTGGCCAGTTCCAGTTGTTAAAGGTTTTGTCTCCTGTGATGGTGACTCCTTGTCCCGCAGCCTCAGACACAACCTACATTAAAACACATCGAAAAGCCGCAATTTTAAGATGACTTCACACAATTTCAAGATCAGCAGTTCTAACTTGTGTCTGAGACCAGAATCTCTCACACATCCTTCCTGTGATTGAGATTATCAGTCTgtatttgatgatgatgatactgCAGTCAAACAGGCCACCCTCAGACATGACTAGAGTCTCCCTCACCTGACGGGACTTTGGCAATGACTCGGAGCTCTTGGCACGCAATGTTATCACGGAGATGCAGCAGACTAAACTTTAATTTGTCCTTAAACAGCTCTTCTGCAGTTGGAAAATCAGATATGAAAAGAGCAGCTGGGGTCTGTACCTGGAAGGGATTCAAAGCTGCCTCCAgtttaaactaaacaaatcacTTCTCACAGCAGACTATTACATTACTTGAAATAAAAATTGAAACGTCTGTTTTGATTAAAGCAAGTGCAACTCTAATACCAACCCGATCTGTATAAACCTGAACCAGCCTATGTTAATCATAACTGTATTAGTTATCCCACTGGGCAAgtaaaagctccagtgtgctgcccAGTTTCATGGTTTGGTTGCCCAGAAACCTAACTGAGTAGGCTAAAATTGTGGTAGCGGGATGTTATAAACTATAGTGAATATCTGTGTTTGTGCCCTCGACAAAACAGTTGGCCAATGTTTCTGCTGTGGACTGTGGTTCTCCTAATCGCAAGATTATTAAAGTCTGGCTCTTAATATTCTCTCAATATGTTTAACCGTGACGTACCTCCATGGGGTGCTAGTGGGAGAGTTATGTCATTAGCATTTCCACATACATGCGTGTTCCTCATTCCAAAAAGATTGTCTACGTGCTAATTAATCCCCTAGTAAAAATTACACTAGTAGCCGCAGATGTTCTAATTAGAGCCAAAAGCCCAGACATGAAATCTGATTATCCCAGGTGCCCAGGTTACTCATTTGTCCACTCCTGCTGTTATATATGTTCAAGAGCATAACTTCGGCAATTATAAGgaattttattttcagcaaCATTTCAAAAAGAAAGTATTGCTAAGGGATTCATTTCTATAGAAGAGGATCTTGAAACAGCTTTGTTCCTAGTTTTATTTCCAGAAGCATGACCACAAAAGCGTGAATGTGTAACTGTACTTTCTCAAGAACATAATTTTCCACAGAATGTGGAATGAAGGCATCATAATGCCTCTAAGCCACAAATGGTGACTATTTCAGTGCAGTTCTGTTCAATCTCTGAAGAGTACCAGAGCGCCAACATTTTTGACCTTGTAAATCAACACTCAACTACATCCTACACCCAAACATTAGCAAACCCAGTAACGAGTTATGACATGCTATTCCTGGCCCTGCCATTCCACATCTCTACGGGCTACTAATTCCATCTGCTGAGGAAATTAGGATCAGACTTTATACTTTGAGTGTCACCATTTGGTGCGAGTTACACTTTTTTGTGAATCAGAGCTATGAGGAAGAGACACCTGTTGAGAGTTTTCAGCAGAAGAAAAATGAATGCTACATTTTGATGACTCAAATCATGAACCACGCGGAAACCAAAAGCACAGCACGTGATGGTCGTAAAATTACCCTAATAAGGGATCCGAAATTTGTTTGTCTAGAGGACAAACTTCTGCAAGTGTACGTCCTTCAACCGAGGTTATCTGCCCAGAAAAGTAGGACCAATGTCATTTAAGACCAATGGCAGTTTATAACTTCTAACTGATTTCTGCTTATCGTgttgttatttatgttttacCTATCCCTATATAAAAGGACTCATCAAGCCATACCACAGCTTGTAGAAGTCATGTGAACTGACAGACTTGAGAACTGGGTGCAGGTcacaaaacacctgcaaaatTAACACACTGTTCCAAAGGCCAAGGCCAAGATCGGTGCACATGTTCACTTGTTTGGCTACACTTTCTGCACGGGTGAACACTTTCTCACTCCTCGGTCCGTATGACTTCAGCTTCTTGCATTAAGCCATTTGTCAAGAACATTTTACAGAGGCCATGTTTATCCACACCATATTTGCCTTGCACAACTGATTAACAAGAACATTGCCAAGACAATGGTGTGTAGCAAGAGAAGTTCAAGTGCAGGTCAGCTTTGGATCTTTCACATTTATAAAGAGTAAAGctcaccctgagagagagagagagagagagagagagagagagagagagagagagagagagagagagagagaggcaacaACTATGTGTGAAATCTGTATGATGTCCCAGGCCTGCTCCGACAGTAGCTGCTAATTAACTTGAGCTGCAGTGAAAGGTGCGCAGTAAAAACTGTCATGACAATCTGAATTTTCTTCCTCGCGTTCATCACGTTGAGATTTATTGATTGCCACTTAAAGATTCTCttacatttcattaaaatgactAGCATTTGGTTCTACTCTTACAGTTGTATTGTCTAAAGCTTGAGATTTGGTCGAATTGAGGGTTTACTAGGTAGCATATGGAGAAGATTCCATAAGAGAGTAAAAAGCACTCAAACCAGTGAAAGCACTCAATGCACAGACTGTATTGCTTTTCATTTGCGACatactgaaaagcaaaaccttcaCTGCATTGCTCTTAGGGCACTTGATTTCTTCAGTGAAAAACAATTAACAGAGGattatacatttaataattaaacactGAATACATGTCGACATGTCAACATGAACGACCTATAAAAGCAATCAACAGTGCTGCACTGAATTTTGCAATTCTGATTAAGGTCGATTCAATAGGAATAAAGAAGTGAGTAAATAAGAAACTATAACAGGTGTTCCTTTATATGAATAACAACAACTCCTGAACAGTGACACATTCAGGCCCTTGTCTGATTACTGCCACGTCCCTGTGTGCCAATTTTCACGGGCAAATCACACTATACTTTTGAAAATATTGCAAAAGAACTGGTTTCTATACTAAAGCATTTTGAAACTAAACCGGCATTCCAAGGTTAAAAGTCAAACTGGTTCTTAGTTATTTTTCCTTTAGTGGCACAACCAAGAACGAAAAACGAAATCTTCACGCActattattgtgaaatgtgaGCATCATAAATTCCTCAAGCCAGTTCCTCAGCTATCTATTCAGTTAATTCAATGCATAAAGGGTGACTGAGGAGTAAACATTTCCTTATGATGACTGAATCAGCAATGATAATGGTCTAGGTTTAGAACTTTGGAGATAAGCGGCTTGATAAACTGGAGATTAACCAGTTCCTCATTTCATAATAGATAAGGAGATGTATCTGCAAGTATCTGATAAGCAAACAGTGTCTGTCTATGAAACGACTAATGCGTCAACAACAGCTCCTATGATGAAGAAACCTGAATTCATGAATTTGTGAACTCTTGACTAGATTACTTTAATGCACATTTGCCTTCCTGTCAAATATCTCCTCAGGACAGTGGCTTCACATCAACATTCCAGTGGTTTCCATGCTTGCAAATTGCAATGATTCACAAGCTTGAATATATAAGGACAGCTAAGGGTTCAGCTAGCATTTATACCTTCATATCTTACGATTTTAACTCTGGGAAATTTCACAACATCCAACCATACtactcacacccacacatacaaaactgaaaacaaatCTGTATGATTGCTACGTGCTTTTGCACATAGGCTGTAAGCAGTCTCTTTCATAACCTTGACCCGGTGGTCAGTACTTTCCTGACGCACTTGCACCATGATGTGGGTTAAATCACTGTGGCACAGCAGCACTGCTAACCACAAGCAAACAGCACGACCTGGGTCAGCAAGACAGTGTGGTTTTTCGCGGCATCATGCTTCCATCACCAGTCAAAATGAGAGGTTTCCTGTACAATCTTTGAAACCCCTTTGGGAATTCTAGTAGCGGCTTAACTAGCACTGCTTAACCACCAGCTTCGGTTGGCTTCCTTAAAAACCACCACAAGCACAGCATTTACGgcaactttacagaaaatgAGAAATGGTGATTAGAAGGTTCCAGGCAGCCTTAGTTAAGACTGGAAAGTCAAATAGAACAAGAGAACAGTAATGATTTCGTCTCTGTATCAAGACAAATAGCCACTGTTTGGTCTGCGAGTAATCATTGTGTTGTTAATATTAAAGCTAAAATTTTCATTTCCTTATCTGTGCTGTGCCAATCAGTTCAGTCTTTCAAGGTTGGCAACAAAGAACTTCACTGAAATGTACTTTCAGTTATGTGCTGCAAAGAAAGTACAGAAATTTCAGAACTTTCCCCACATTATAGGTTATATTTTGAGAAGCATCCCCAAATGCATCAACAGCCATCCAAGAATTTTGTCCAGTTAAAAAACCTCACATTTTGGTTTTGAAGTTCAGGGTCAAAGCTGGTGGAAagtggagagagaggaaacacaGCAGAGTGGAAACCAataaggagagagacagatttgGTAGAACCTCTCCAATTGCTTGATGTTAAGTGCTCAAAGTTTGGTGGCTAGCTAGAAATTTCAAGCTTTATACAATAAAAATGTTCTAgatcccaaacaaacaaattccaactgtttttatttacttttatcttAACTTCCTGCAAAGATCACACTGGATAAGGAATCagttcaacaaaacacaaatgtaaaaacattcaGTCTGACTAAAGAGGTCTAAAATTGTCTAGCTAAACttcatttcctcacacagtagCTATCAGGCTATGGAGGTCTTGCAGAGTTACGTGCCACAATGAAACAACTATGTAATCAATTCAGGCTGTAATCAGTTGTTAAAAGATCTTCAATGCTCCTGCATCATAGTAGGAAGTAGGAaattttcttccttttataAAAACAGtgctacattacattacataaaataacacacacgttatagtttctacagtaacaactcattcacagggatttgtattgTGTATGATCTACATAAACTAAGGTTAATAATAAAAGGGATTAAAAAATGTGtgatttaacaaagaaaaaggtATAATGCTTTATATGGTGACGATTTAggacacatttatttaacagttatgGAAAGGACTTTGCACTGTCCGGTTAAAACCACAAGCCCAACTTGTTTTTAATCATGTgactataaatgattaaaaagcaaaaagtgccgttcattaataaattagaCATTGCAATGGTTGGCAAATGTAGTACAAGTGGAATAATACACTTTGGAACATGCCGTTATATGAAAAACAATCCACCTTGGGGTGGTAACAGGCCCCCGCTTAGCTTCGGgtcgcatcacaccaccctgctgtggattattttcttataccaGCATGCACCCAAGTGTTTCATTAATTGCACATCTTTACTTGTGGTTGAGAGACACGCAAAAGAGAAACCGGTTTTAGTTCAGGAAAGCCTGTAGCTTTCAGAATTGTGAAATTTAGGACATGGAGTTCCACCAAGAGTTTTTCAGtattttccagaactttcttAGTATTTGAGTAGTAAAACTTGCATCTGGAGAAGTGAAAGTTCACCAACATGGGCAATTTGTAGCGCAGTGTGTCTACTGATAAACAGCATGTGCCAAAACCACAATGACAAACTCCAACTGTTATCAGGCAGGCTGGCTCGGTGGCTGAGGGATAGAAACTGTATGCATTTACATTCCTCTGTGTGTGGAGAGCGCAAGGTGCTGCCGAAAGCCAAACAGCtgttaagaggagcagactatTGGGAATGCAAACAATTTAACTGCAGGTTTCAGATGTGTTAGACAAGACAGTCAATTccaaatttttcaaaaataagtTGATTATCATACACTAGATATTGATCTTGACAAGTTTGGGTGTTCAGATGCGTCAACTTTAAGACAATTTCAGGCTTGCTTTCTACAATAAATGGACACAGTTGTAATAATATCAATTCTGCAGGCACTGATATTACAAAGCTTATGAACCCACGTCatggacacacactcacacactttctttctctAAAGTGTCCAATTTCACTACAATCATCGGCTGCCGTCCTGTCATTATGGCTGTGAAAATAGGAGAAGTCAGCCACTGAGTCAGCCAAACAAAAAGCTGACGTTGCACAAGCTCCTTTTTCATGTATGGAGAAATTAAACCATCCAAATCATTCATCTGCTGTGTCTGCTCTGTGAAGGTTCGTTTCAATCATAATGTTTGCATATTTGCATAAGCGTCACTGAAGAGTTCGATTTTCAGTTTCCCATAACAACCCTCACATGGCATCTCCTATCATTATCACTATGAGCTTCTTATTGAAGGCTGTCAAAATGACTTTCTGTTTGTGTCTGTACAGCGCCAAAGCGCTGGGCTTAAAGATGGCAGGTCTGGTCAGGTTCGAGGTCGAATTACACGAGCGATTTATGTTGATTCCGCTCCTGGCAGGTAATCATATTAATCTTccagaaacataaacacacacttttcaaTGTTTCCAGGGAAAACTTTATCCATGGATTCTTGGAAGTTGTGGGGATCATTCTGGTCCTGTTTAAGCCTGCGATCAACTGATCTGACCACAAATGGTCAGGTGTGATGGATAGCACTTCACACCTGGCATGTGTTGTGGTCAGACTGCGTAAAACGTCAAACTGGATTTATAAGAGTAGTTCTAACGGAGATATTTGTTATCCTTACTCAAGAAAATctgttaaaacaacaacaaaaatctacTTTTACATTATGATTTTGCTTTTCCTTTTGATTCAGGCATACAAATGAAGTTAATTATTCAGTGCACTTTGCAGGTTCTAGAACATTCCAATATTATGTCCTATGTAGACCGAATATGTAGTGAATATAAAAAACATTCGGGATTTGGCTTAGCTGTGCATTCTAGGATCTTAAAAACATGGATGAGGGAGAGCTGAAGTTGACAAGTACGGTGGTAAATAAAGCAGATCTGAACCTTTAAACAAAACCTCAGATCTGAAACacttatttaaatgattttgagGAGTGTAGTGATTCTggtgcaattttttttgtgtgtgtttaataagtATTTTTACTATTTTTGTGAGAAGTTAGTGGTTGTGTGCTGCTCTGACACACCAAGGAACAACGCTAGCACAGTTACTAAAACAATGGTGTTTAACAGGAGCAAAAATGAACTCAAACATAAGAGGTAACAATCAGGGGTCATTGTTAGCTCTTAAAAATGACAGCTCAAGGGCTTCTTTCCTCACTCAACATTTCCCAGCAACATTAAATGTCTTATTAATGACAAAATCCAACGCAGAAGTAGTGCAGAGATCAAACACTGGACTTATGGCAAAAACTCTGGTTGGCGAGTTAGCAAGCTGACAAAAAAGATGGTGTTGACGGCAGTATTAGCATGGAAGTTGAAGCTCTGGAACCTGATCTGTTTTAGtagagtgtacagatgaagaagtgagagagctggacagactaaaaaGGACTAATGCACTGACCAATCTGTCAATGTTCCGTTCTGAAATGTTCCGAGTGATCAGATCGCAAGACCAGAAACTGATGGTAACAAGGTCTGAGCGGAGTTTCCGGGTCACCGAGGTGTCAAATCCAACAGGTATGAACAATCccaaattaaatgcaaatgaccACTTTGTCACTGGcaaagagaaaagaggaaaacgTACTAAAACAAATGACACATGCAAGAAGAAATTCAAGGAACACATATACAAGCTAATTGCAGATGGAGATGCAGACCTCCATCATGATCTGGGATAATTATGAAATAACGGAAAATGGTTGCAAAGGTCTTTGGCACGGTATCAGTTTCAGTGCTCGTCATAAACGCTATCATATCTTTGCAAAGTTAATGATCTTCAGAGGAATTTGGACATGGGCATGCATGGCTAGTTTGCTTTGTTGTCATGCATAAGCCAAGTAAGATAGATGATCTCTAACTAGAGTCCGGGAGTGTGTCCTAACCTGGGAAAGTCACTGCAGTGTAAATGTTATACAGCTGTTTTGAGCATCTCTGCACTGCACATTTCAGACTGCTTCAGCAGAAACAAGAAGTGATACTAAGCATGTTTTTCCTCCATTTCAGAAACGGTGCAATCGCAAGTGCACAGACCAGAAAAGGATCTTGATCGAACATGAGAAGAAAGTGCCACTGCAAGGGCTGTGTGCATCCATTCTTCCACATGTAAAACTTTAACAGAGCTCCTGTGACCCTGTTAATCAGACCTAAGGAACAACAATCCTATAACACGACTAATATGTTACATTTACAAGAATGTTAAGCCTGAAGGAAGTGTACATCTACACCAGTACAGGTTAATTATTAGCCATTTCCAATGACCGCAGGTGTTAATGGAAAACAAAGCTGTACCAAACACCTGCATGAAGtcttgctataaaaaaaaaaaaaaactctaagtATGAGGTTGCATATTTTAGGGATGACACTGGACTTTAACCTGAACATGTTCGCTTGTTCAATACTCCatgataaaaagaaaacattaaaacaagaAGCTTCATAAGTCATAAAGCCACAAGCAATTTgtcaattaaataaacaacaacaaaacaagcctgtaattgtgtaaaaatataaaacacaccgTAATCATTTGTGACATTTTGTAATAACCACATGGCATGTTTAA
Proteins encoded:
- the kcnk5a gene encoding potassium channel subfamily K member 5a is translated as MVDKGPLLTSAIIFYLSIGAAIFQVLEEPNWKLAADRYKKQKEEILRENPCLTKADLDKILVVVSEAAGQGVTITGDKTFNNWNWPNAVIFAATVITTIGYGNIAPKTSTGRVFCIFYGLFGVPLCLTWISELGKFFGGRAKHLGQYLTKRGISSRKAQFTCTAIFLLWGVLIHLVIPPFVFMSQEGWTYVEGLYFSFVTLTTIGFGDLVAGVDPNADYPTLYRYFVEVWIYLGLAWLSLFFNWKVRMVIEAHKALKKRRKRRKLSLDEFQHYKDNQKALQLPPAGNDVNIFSFLSKKKEGYNDLIKQIGTNKGDQCASTISTKRQNEFIRSKSCNDAVSINGNAIVNLEQSPRQKRRYSFSDRVTVVFSKSKNYLLGTEEGPLLNEMQVEGELDTDVERMYENQLDKEAGEEHRNLRHGGCGPGHHMWDSCEYQPVIFQNANITFIDEENLLNSSLVDEDEDEDIKVKLSTSDENGESDTDSKEERCSESEGSVFTDRSDHTHSYEQLVEEYSKENNTDA